The DNA sequence CCGCGTCGGACGACGCCGCGTGGTAAGTCAGCGCGTCCCCGTCGATATCGTCGAAGTACGGCGTCAGGTCCACTTCAGCCGTGCCGCCCCCCTCGTCGAGCACCTGGTCCGGGATCACACCGACCGCCACCGGCGCATCGTTGACCGGCAGCACCGTCACCTGCACGGTCGCACTGGCCGTCTCGCCGTCCGGGTTCGCGACCACGTAGGTGAATCGGTCGCGCCCGTGGTAGTCCGCCTCCGGCGTGTAGGTCACGCCACCGCCCGAGGCGACGACCACCGCCCCGTGCGCCGCCCCCGATGCCGTCTCCACCCGCAGCTCGGCGCCGCCCGGATCCGTGTCGTTCGCCAGCACGTCCACCGTCACCGCCTCGTCTTCCAGCGTCACAACCTCGTCGTCCGCCGCAGCCGGCAGCCGATTGGCGACTTCCACCGCGCAGGTGGCCGACGCCGAGCCGCCCCGCCCATCGGTTACTCGGACGCGGAACGTCACGCGCCCAGCTTCATCGGGCGCCGTCCACCTCGCGGCTGCGCCGTTGGTCGCGCCGCCGAAGCGGCCGGCCGGCGCGCTCCAGACGTGGGTCAGCGGGTCACCGTCCGGGTCCGACGCGGTCGCTGTCAGCCGCACCTCCCCGCCCTGAGACACTACGCGCGGATCGCATGAAGCCGACACCGTGGGCGCCTGGTTCGCTGGCGGATCTTCTTCATCGTCGGTAATGGTCAGCGCGACATCGGCGGGGCCCGCCACACCGACGGAATTGGTCGTCGTGCCGGACACCATCACCGCCTTGTCGGCCGCATACACCGCGTTGTCCACCGCGGTGATGGTCACCTCGCCCGTGCTCGCGGTGCTTCCCGCCGTGATGGTCAGCGTGCGGTTGGCCGAGAGCGTGGAGTCGTCAGCGACGGCTGGAGCCATCGGCGTCACGGCCACTTCGATCGTCGTCACCGCGTCCGATGCGATGTCCAGCGTCGCCGTCACCGTGGTGACGCCACCGTTCTCCGAGATGGTGGTTGAAGACAGGTCCAGCGCCACGACCGGCAGAACCGGCGTCGTTGCCGAGACCGGCGGCGGAGCCTTGCCCACGCCGCCGTTCAGCTTGCCGCTCCACACGCCACTCGGTGTCGTGGCCGCAACCAGTACTCCATCCGGAGTGGTGTCCGTTCCGCCCCACAGGTGGAATCCTTCCCGGTTCATTGACGCCGCTTCTATCTGGTAGGTCCTGCCGGGCGTTAGCCCGGTGAAGGTCAAATCCGTTGTGGAGCCGACGTTTCGCACCACGTAGTACCGATAGCCGCCGCTGGTCCCCTCCCGAATGCCCAGCCGCACCCACGGATGGGTTCCGCCCGATACCCGCACCGTGACTGCGTTGAATGTTGTTCCTTGCACAACCAACGGGTGCATCGGACGTGGCTGCCGCGGGGCGCGAATGTACAGATCGAATGGCTGATCCTCGGACACCGTCCCTTGCGTCGCCGTCACCGTGCACTGCGTGCGCTCCGTGGTGGAGTGCACGTGCCCCTCGGAGTTGGCGGTGACAACCAGCTTCCCGGCATCCTCCGTGCCGGCGGCGCCGACGGTCACCGACTCGTAGTAGTCGAGGTAATCCGCATCGCACGCCTTCAAGGCGAAGGTGACGCCGGTCCCGTCTCCAGACAGGTAATCAGTTAGCGTGAACTTCGTCCACGTGGCGTAGTACGTGACGAGGGGGAGATCGTCGTCGTCCACGTCCCAGATGGCGGTTTGGGCCGTTGCGTGCGCGCCGCCACCCAAGGCCACTGCGATAGCCGCTGCGCACCCCCACCCCACGGGGGCCGGGGGAGGCGACAAGTGATCTCGGAGGAACCGTCGCCGCTCTCGCATTCTCTCTACCAACGACGTCAAGTTGGCAACCAGAGCCATCAGCGCCTCTAACTCTGTCTTGCCAGTCTGGTGCCGTCTCGCCTTCGGGGGTGTAGAAGACGACGACATCGATCACCGACGCCGCGCTTGCGTCTGAGCCGGCGTCGGGATTGGAGTCGACACGGGCGATCCGAGGCGACCCGCCGTCCCGCTCCGCGCTGGGGTGGCTGGCTGGTTCTCCAGACGTGACGCCGCTCGGATAGCCGACGTGACCAGGCTGGATTCGGGCCGAGGCGCGTCCTTCGCCTGCAACCCCAGCAGCATGCGGCCCGGGCACGCGGCGCCATCGTGCTCGACGCGCCGGGTGTTCTCCGATCCGCGGGCGCCTCCTGGGCATGAATCGGTGTGCTGAATGCCAGGACACGCAACCATATAGAGGGCCAGTGGCCCTCTCATCGTGCCTTGCTCCTGCCGCAGCCTGTGACTTAGCATCCCGCGAAGGGAATGTTAGCCAACTTAGTGTGATTATTGGGTGATATAAAGCTTTGTGATAGTGATAAGATCGAGGTTATCGAGTCATGGCCCTTAAGTTGTTCCTCTGGAAGGGGGAGAGCCGCACTACTGCCCTCCGGCCGGCCTGGATCGCCGCCGCGGGGCGGGCAGTGATGCCGCAGCGATCAGCGCTGCGCCGGGCCGGCCGCGTGTCCGTCGAGATACGCCGCCCAGTCGTGCATGAGCCGCCGTGGGCGGTCGAACAGGTCCGACCGCCCTAGGCCGCTTCGACCTTGTTCTGCACCGCGTGACCCTGGTGGAACCACCCTGGTCATTCAGGAAGCGCGAATACGAAGATGTTGTTCCCTGCGCTGGGCCGAAGCTCCGGCGTCAGCCGGGCGAAGCCGGAGGCAGTGGCCGCCCAGCCGGTGCTGGCCACGACGTACTGCCGGCCATCGACAGCGTAACTGATGGGGAAGCCGGTGATCGGCGAACCAAGATTGATCTCCCACAGCACGTCGCCGGTTTCCTGATCGAACGCCCGGAACCGGCCGTTGACGTCGCCGCCGAAGACCAGGCCGCCTCCCGTGGTGACGAGCGACATGGTGCCGGCGCGCTGCTCGTGAATCCAGGCGGTCCGGCCGGTCTCGGCGGAGATCGCCTGGACGGTTCCCACCATCTCGGTTCCCGGTGCGATTTGCGTGCGGACGCCGAGGGCATAGGCCCGCTGGTTTCCCTCGTGCGTCGTCAGCATCCGCGCGCACGCGTTGCGGAGCGGCATGTACATCATGTTCGTCAGCGGGCTGTAGGCGCCCGCTTCCCAGTCCTTGCCGCCGATCAGCGTCGGACAGGCCAGTACTTCCTGACCCATCGCGCTGAAGACGACCTCGGCGTTCTCGGTGACGTCGCCGGTGGCGCCGTCGATGGCGCTGATGACGTTCTGGGCGACGGTGGGCGTGGCCCAAAGGAACTCGCCGGTCTCGCGGTCGAGGGTGTAGACGAGGCCCGTCTTGCCGGGGACACCGGTTATCACCTTGCGCACCTCGCCGCGCTCGATCCGCGGGTTGATCCAACTCACCGCATCCGGATCGGGAGCGACCGCGGTGTCGACGAGCAGCCGCTCGAAGGGGTGGTCGAGATCCCAGTGATCGTTCAGGTGCTGGTAGTACCAGACGATCTCGCCGGTGTCGGCGTCGAGGGCGAGCGTCGAGTTGTGGTAGAGGTGGGCCAGCTCGGCGCCCCCGAGCAGGAACTTCGGTGCGGGCGCGGTGACCGAGGTTCCTATGTAGATCAGGTTCAACTCGGGATCGTAGCTCGGCACCATCCAGGCGCCGACGTGCTTGCGATCCTCGAACGGCACGTCGCCCCAGGTCTCGTCGCCCGGTTCCCCGGGAGCTGGAATCGTGCGACGGCGCCAGAGTTCCTCGCCCGTCGTCGCGTCGTGGGCGACGATGACGCAGGCTTCCGGGCCGCCCCGCGGCGAGCAACTCCGTCCCGAGATCACCTTCCCGTTGGCAATGATCGGCCCCGAGCTCTGCAGCGCCGGGTTTGTCTCGTAGTCGAGGATCCGGGTTTCCCAGACCTGCTCGCCGGTTGCCGCGTCAAGCGCGAAGACATAGCCGTCCGCGCTGGTGTCGATGATGCGGTCGCCATAGATGGCGAGGTTCCGGTTCGTGGTGGCAAGTCCGCGCGTGGCGGTGTCCTCCGGCAGATTTCGGCGGTACTCCCAGAGGAGATCGCCGGTGGCGGCGTCGATCGCCTGAATGACGTCCCGCGGGTTCGGCAGATACATCACCCCGTCGTAGGCGAGCGGGGTCGCCTGCTGGCTGCCCTCTCCCATGCCGCGCGACCAGACCATGCGCAACGCGCCGACGTTCTCCCGGTCGATCTGGTCCAGCGGGCTGTAGCCCCAGCCGTCGAGCGTGCGGCGCCACATGAGCCAGTCCGCCGGCGCCGGATCCTGAAGCACCGCGTCGGTGACCGGCACGAAGTCGCTGCCCGACTGCGCCTCGACGCCTGGGAACGCCGGCGTAAGGAAGAGGGCGGCAAGTGCCGCAAAGGAGCGGCGTAGCGTGGATCGCTCGACGCGGGTCCGGTGCAACATGCGGGGCCTCCTCGCCAGACGGGCGCCGCCCGTAACCTGCCTGGACGACGCGCTCTACGGTATCAGCTTGCGCGCTCCCAGATTCAGACGGGGTCGAAGCCGAGTGTCACGCGGACTGCCGTTTCGACATCGCGAAGCTCCTCGACCGCGAGACGCGCGATACGAGTACGAAGCCGGCGCCGATCGAGCGAGCGGATCTGATCGCCGAGCGCCCGGGCCTCCCGGCCCTCGACCGACACGATTGCCTCTCCCGGGTACAACGACGCGACGTTGCTCGTCAGTGGTACGACTACCACTCGGGAACCGAAGCGGTTACACGCGTCGTTGGAGAGAACGACGGCCGGTCGCGTCTTGCGGATCTCGGTGCCCTGCGCCGGATCCAGCGACACCCAATAAACGTCGCCCCGGCGCGGGTGCCCTTCTACTGCGGCCAGTCTTCGACCTCCGTGGTCTTCCAAGTGTCCGCCAGCTCCGTTCGCCACGCTTCCCGAGACGCCGCCTTGTACCCGGCTTCGAGTGCCTTACGGTCGGGATGAAGCCGAGCGCGCACGGCTTCACTGATGAAGCGGCTGATGCCCTTGGGGGGGCAAGAGTCCTTCAACTGCTGATAGAGAGCTTCGTCCATGGTGATATTGAGCCTTACAGGCATGGCAATGCTCCTACCTCGCGCCCCGCGTGTATTACGTATTATATACAGGATCCAGTGGGTGCGAGACGGTCTTCAGGAGTTACCTCCGTTAGAATGCACCGGAACACGCGTGCCCAGTTCGGCGGGAGGCCATCCATGAATTGCCAGTATCTCCACAAGCCGTTCCCGGCCGCCGTCGCGGTGGCCGGCGTAGCGTTCCTGTCGCTCGGCGCGGCAGCGAGCCAGGCGCAACAGCCACCCATCGTGCAGCCCGGCGCGCCAGGTGAGCCGAGCCGCTCGATCTCGGCGGCCGAGGCTTCCGATCTCGCTGCCATTCGCTATAGCGAGGCCGACGTGAGGTTCATGCAGGGGATGATTCCCCACCACGCGCAGGCGCTGGAGATGACCGCGTTGCTCGAGACCCGCACCACGAGTGACGCGATGCGTCAGATGGCGCAGCGCATCGAGCTTTCCCAGGAAGACGAGATCGAGATGATGCAGGAGTGGCTGCGCGAGCGCGGCCAGACGGTTACGGCGACGGATGCGCATCACGCACCCGACTGGATGCCGATGCCGGGAATGCTGACGCCGGAGGAGATGGACCAGCTCGAGGCGGCGGAGGGAGTCGCGTTCGACCGTCTCTTCCTCGAACTGATGATCAAGCACCATCGCGGCGCTCTGACGATGGTCGAGAACCTTCTGGATCAGCGTGGCACGGCGCAGGACTCGCAGCTCTTCGCGTTCACCTCCGACGTAGAGGCGGACCAGAGCATGGAGATCGACCGAATGGACGCCATGCTCGCGCAGTTGACCGTCGATCCGCGGGTTGGTCTCGCGGCCGGCTTCGATGACGCCGGCGAAGCCATCTGGAACATGGCGCTCGTGGCGACGCGCCCGAAGCCAGACGGCTTCTTCGATCGCAACGCGGAGGCGGAGAGAGAAGAGGAAGACGAGGAAGACGACGCCGAAGAGGCGGAAGAGGAGGAGACGCCTCGGCGGCGCGGAATGCTCAACTTCGGCAACACCGACCTCGCCTTCGCCGGCGACCAGGTGTTCGTGGGGAGCCACCACGGGTTCAACACGTATCGCGTCGAGGTTCCCGCCTCGCCCCAACTCGTTACCTCCGTCGTCTGCCCCGGCGGTCAGGGCGACGTCTCGGTGGTGGGCAACCTGCTGATCATGTCGGTCGAGCAGACGCGCGGACGCGTCGACTGCGGCTTGCAGGGCGTCGCGGAGCCGGTGAGCGAAGAGCGCTTCCGTGGTATCCGGGTCTTCGACATCAGCGACATGCGGATGCCCCGGCAGGTGGCGGCGGTGCAGACGTGCCGCGGATCGCATACCCACACCGTGGTGACCGACCCGGACGACGAGGGTAACCTCTACGTCTACGGATCCGGCGCCGCGTCCGTTCGCTCCGGGGAGGAACTGGAGGGTTGCTCCGACGAGTTGCCGGCCGAGAACCCGGAGACCGCGCTATTCCGGATCGACGTCATCCGGATCCCGGTGGCGCGGCCGGAGGAGGCGGACGTTGTCAATCGGCCGTTCGTGTTCCGGGATCCCGAGACCGGCCGCGCCGCTGGCCTGTGGCGCGGCGGCGACCACGGGCCGGGCACGCAGAGCACCCGCGAAAGCAACCACTGCCACGACATCACGACCTTCCCGGAGTTGGGTCTGGCGGCCGGGGCCTGTGCCGGGAACGGCATCCTGCTGGACATCTCCGATCCGGTCAATCCGGTCCGGCTCGACGATGTCGTCGACCCCGGCTTCGCCTACTGGCACTCGGCAACGTTCAACAACGACGCCACCAAGGTGATCTTCACGGACGAATGGGGTGGTGGCGGGCGCCCGCGCTGCCGCGCGTCGGATCCCCGGAACTGGGGTGCGAACGCCATCTACGACGTGGTCGACGGCCGTCTGGAATACCGCAGCCACTACAAGCTGCCGGCGCCGCAGACCGAGCGTGAGAACTGCGTGGCGCACAATGGCTCCCTCGTCCCGGTGCCGGGGCGCGACATCATGGTGCAGGCCTGGTACCAGGGCGGCATCTCGGTCTTCGACTTCACAGACTCCGTGAATCCGGTCGAGATCGCCTACTTCGACCGTGGTCCGATCAACAGCGAGCGGCTCGCGATGGGTGGCTACTGGTCGTCGTACTGGTATCGCGGCTACATCTACGGCACGGAGATCGCCCGCGGGCTCGACGTGCTGGAGCTGTTGCCGAGCGAGTACCTGACGGAGAACGAGCTCGCGGCGGCCGCGTCGGTCGCGCCGGCCGAGTTCAACGCCCAGCAGCAGCGCGGCATCGACTGGTCGCCGCGGCCCGTGGTCGCCCGCGCCTACCTCGATCAGCTCGATCGCACCGACACGCTCTCCGCGGCGCGCCGCGCGGAGCTGTCGGGCCTCCTCGACCGCGCGGACGGAACGGACGCCGACGCAGGCCTGGCCGCAGAGCTGGTTGCCGCGGCAGACGAGGTCGACGGCGAGAGCGCCGGCGTGTCCGACCGCAGCCAGGAGCGGATCCGCGCCCTGGCCGAGACCCTGCGGGGCATCGCGGATCGCCTGCGATAGAGATCATCCACCGGCGGCTGGACCTGACGCCACTCTCGGTGACGTGCGGCCGCCGCGTTAAACTGGAGCTATGGTCACCCGGCCGCCGCGTACCGTGTTCTTCGGGGCGGCGCTTGCGTTCAGCCTGGTCGTGAGTGGCGCACCGTGGGGCATGCTCCAGGTAGCGTGGGCTCAGGACCAGACGCTCTTCATGGCGTTCACCGATGCCGACGGCGCGCCGGTCAGCGACATGACGCCCGAAGAGATCATCATTCGGTGGGACGAGATGCCGTCCGAGGTCCGCGAGATCGAGCCGATCAACTGGCCCGCCCGGGTGACCGTGTTCGTCGACAACGCGACGGAGAGTCAGACCGTTCTGTCGGACATGCGCGAGGGATTGACGCGTTTTCTGGGGGCGCTTCCCCCGGATATCGAAGTGGCGATCGCGACGATCGCGGGACGCCCCCAGTTTCGGGTCGAGCACACCACTGACCGCGGAGCCCTGGCCGACGCGGTCGGCGCGCTCGCGAGCGAGGGTGGCGCCGCGACGTTCTTTGACGCGTTGTATGAGGAAGCCGAGCGGCTGGATGACGATGACGACCGGGAGTATCTTCCGGTCATCGTGATGGTTGCTGTCGCTGGGTCCGAGGGGAGCGGCCGGGCTCGAGGGCAGAACCTTGAGCGAATGATGGACCGGCTGTACGACAACGCGGCCGTCGTTCATACGCTGTTGTTGCCGTCTCCGGTGAGTGGCGTTGCGGGCACCCAGGGGAGACCCCAGACGCGATGGGGAACCGACATCGCAGCCGCGACTCGGGGCTCGTTCGCGGACCTCGGCGTCGCGACCGACTATCGGACGCGGCTGCCGGAGCTTGTTGGCGACATTTCCCGCCGGCACAAGCTGACCAGTCATCAGTTCCGGGTGACCTACCGGCCGCCGGATGACGCATCCGACCAGCCTCGCGTTCAGGTGGGATCGGCGCGCCCCGGCATCACGGTGTGGCCGACCGATAACGGCAACATACCGTAGGCTCTGAGAGGAGGAGCCAATGAACGGCCGACACATCGCGCTCGTCGCGCTGGCCCTGCTGGTTGCGCCGGCCGTCTTTGCTGCCGACGTGCTGGAGTTCCGGAAGGTGGACGTGTTCATTGCCGACCAGAACGGTAACGAGCGCAAGCGGGATGCGCGGCTGGAGATAGACGCCGATGCCGGCGAGATCCGGCTTGTCGACGAGAGGCGGGGGGCTTCGCGCGCCACCTACGCGGTCATCCCCATCGACCAGCTTGCCGGCCTGTTCTACGAGGCCGAACTCGGCTCGCGCTGGGGCGGCGTCATCGGCGTCCGCCCCGCCAGACACTGGCTGGTCATCACGTCCGACGTGCTTCCGTCGGGGCAGATGCGGGTCCGGCTCGATGAGGACAACCAGCGGGAACTTCGCTTCGCCCTGCGGGCGGCCACCGGGATCATCGACGACCTGGGTCCGCAGCGGGCGCGGTGATCAGCGGTCGAGCAAACCCGGCTCGACCGGCGGCCCGGGCCGGTGCTCCGGGTCATCGTCTCGCCACGGCGTCCGGGAGGGCGTGGAACTCCGGTACAGTGCCAGGTTGGCCGCCATCCGCTGCGCGACGTCGGCTCGTCCTGCCGCCGCCGCGCCCGCCATCGCCCGGCGCTGCCACTCCATGGCTTCCGTGTAGCGACCCAGCTCCGCCAGCGCCATGGCCATCGTCTCGGCCAACGCCGTCGTGTCGTGCTGTTCCACGAGCGCCTGGGTCAGGTCGAGGGCTTCCTGGCCGCTGCGCACGCCGGGGTCGGAAGATGCCGCGAGCAGGCGCGCGGCGGCGAGCGGAAACGCCGGCTCGTCGGGGTAGAGGCCCGCAGCCGAACGCAAGCGCTCCAGCGCCTCTTGATGGCGCGCCAGACGTACGAGCGCCATCGCTTCGCCGAAGTGTGCTTCCCTGGACCTCGGTTCGAGGGCGAGCACCTGTTCGTACGACGCCAGCGCCGCATCGAGCCGGTCGGTGCGCCGCAGCACGTCGGCCAGCCTGAGGTGCGCCTCGCTGAGGTTGGGGTCGTGCGTCACGGCGGCGGTGTACCGGTCGATGGCTTCCTCGTAGCGGCCACTCCGCTCCAAGAGGGTGCCCATCGCAAAGTGCGCCCGCGCAAGTCCGGGATCCAGGCGGACGGCCTCCTCGAACTCGTCCATGGCGGCGCGCGCGTCCGCCGTGCGGTTCAGGGCCAGACCGAGGTTCAGGCGCATGGTCGGATCGCCGGGCGCCATCTCGACCGCGCTCCGGAACTGGCGGACGGCCTCGGGCCAGTCGCCGTTCGCTCCGGCGTAGAGTCCGAGATCCCAATAGACCTGCGGGCTCCGGAGCGCGGTTCCGACCTCCGCCATCAAGGGGTCGGGCACGGCGACGCCCGCCCCGTCGCCCGCGCCGCCCCCGCTCCGTTCCAGGTGGAATTGCGCTTGATCGAGGTCGCCGAGTCCGCGGTACGCGATGGCGAGAGGGTAGTGGACCGTAGTCGCGGCGGGGTTCAGGCTCAACGTCTCCTCAAGCAGTTCCACCGCGGTCGCGTAGTCCCGCTGGGCGACGGCGGCTCGGCCCAACTGGAACAGGATCGCCTGGGTGCCGGGGTGGAGCGAGCGGGCTCTCTCCAGAACCGGGACGGCCGCTTCCGGATGGCCGTCGTCGATGTAGACCAGAGCGAGCCACGTGAGGGTCGCGAGATCGTTGGGTTGCAGGCGGAGCGCCTGCTCGAAGTACTCGACCGCGGCCGGCAGCCGGCCCTTGCTCCGAGCCAGGTGCCCCAGATAATAGGGCCAGCGGAAGTCGTCCGGGGCGAGCCGTTGGGCGTTCCGAAAGCAGCGCTCCGCCTCGTCCAGATATTCGCTCGCCATCAGGAGCCGGCCCAGGTCGCCGTAGGTCCCGACAAGAGCTCCACTCCGAACTGCATCCGTTGTCCCGGCCGCGCCCTCCAACGCCAGCGCCGTCAGCGACGCGTGCGCCTCCCGCAACTGTTCCCGGACGGTCTCGTGAACGCGGCTCAGGTCGGGGAGCACCACTGGCAATAGAGCCCCCTCGGCTTCGGTGCCCTGTGATGCGGCGGCTGCTCCGATCGGGCCGCCAGCGGCCCACCCATCGCCGGCTCCGAAGAGCAGGCACACCGCCGCGACCCTGCCCACTAGCGCGCCAGCGGTGCGCCGGCGTCCACGCCGGCATTTGCTGTTCTCCTGCCGGCCTGGAGGCCGGCGGACCCCTGGCGCACCCTTGCGGGCGCGCCGGGCACGGCGCGCCCGACTTGCCGCGGCAGTCATTCCCGGCGCCGCCCGCGGCCCTCTTCGAGCGTCAGCCA is a window from the Acidobacteriota bacterium genome containing:
- a CDS encoding PQQ-binding-like beta-propeller repeat protein; translated protein: MLHRTRVERSTLRRSFAALAALFLTPAFPGVEAQSGSDFVPVTDAVLQDPAPADWLMWRRTLDGWGYSPLDQIDRENVGALRMVWSRGMGEGSQQATPLAYDGVMYLPNPRDVIQAIDAATGDLLWEYRRNLPEDTATRGLATTNRNLAIYGDRIIDTSADGYVFALDAATGEQVWETRILDYETNPALQSSGPIIANGKVISGRSCSPRGGPEACVIVAHDATTGEELWRRRTIPAPGEPGDETWGDVPFEDRKHVGAWMVPSYDPELNLIYIGTSVTAPAPKFLLGGAELAHLYHNSTLALDADTGEIVWYYQHLNDHWDLDHPFERLLVDTAVAPDPDAVSWINPRIERGEVRKVITGVPGKTGLVYTLDRETGEFLWATPTVAQNVISAIDGATGDVTENAEVVFSAMGQEVLACPTLIGGKDWEAGAYSPLTNMMYMPLRNACARMLTTHEGNQRAYALGVRTQIAPGTEMVGTVQAISAETGRTAWIHEQRAGTMSLVTTGGGLVFGGDVNGRFRAFDQETGDVLWEINLGSPITGFPISYAVDGRQYVVASTGWAATASGFARLTPELRPSAGNNIFVFALPE
- a CDS encoding DUF305 domain-containing protein — protein: MNCQYLHKPFPAAVAVAGVAFLSLGAAASQAQQPPIVQPGAPGEPSRSISAAEASDLAAIRYSEADVRFMQGMIPHHAQALEMTALLETRTTSDAMRQMAQRIELSQEDEIEMMQEWLRERGQTVTATDAHHAPDWMPMPGMLTPEEMDQLEAAEGVAFDRLFLELMIKHHRGALTMVENLLDQRGTAQDSQLFAFTSDVEADQSMEIDRMDAMLAQLTVDPRVGLAAGFDDAGEAIWNMALVATRPKPDGFFDRNAEAEREEEDEEDDAEEAEEEETPRRRGMLNFGNTDLAFAGDQVFVGSHHGFNTYRVEVPASPQLVTSVVCPGGQGDVSVVGNLLIMSVEQTRGRVDCGLQGVAEPVSEERFRGIRVFDISDMRMPRQVAAVQTCRGSHTHTVVTDPDDEGNLYVYGSGAASVRSGEELEGCSDELPAENPETALFRIDVIRIPVARPEEADVVNRPFVFRDPETGRAAGLWRGGDHGPGTQSTRESNHCHDITTFPELGLAAGACAGNGILLDISDPVNPVRLDDVVDPGFAYWHSATFNNDATKVIFTDEWGGGGRPRCRASDPRNWGANAIYDVVDGRLEYRSHYKLPAPQTERENCVAHNGSLVPVPGRDIMVQAWYQGGISVFDFTDSVNPVEIAYFDRGPINSERLAMGGYWSSYWYRGYIYGTEIARGLDVLELLPSEYLTENELAAAASVAPAEFNAQQQRGIDWSPRPVVARAYLDQLDRTDTLSAARRAELSGLLDRADGTDADAGLAAELVAAADEVDGESAGVSDRSQERIRALAETLRGIADRLR
- a CDS encoding tetratricopeptide repeat protein, yielding MDGRPREPVADARRGPRAAPGMTAAASRARRARRARKGAPGVRRPPGRQENSKCRRGRRRTAGALVGRVAAVCLLFGAGDGWAAGGPIGAAAASQGTEAEGALLPVVLPDLSRVHETVREQLREAHASLTALALEGAAGTTDAVRSGALVGTYGDLGRLLMASEYLDEAERCFRNAQRLAPDDFRWPYYLGHLARSKGRLPAAVEYFEQALRLQPNDLATLTWLALVYIDDGHPEAAVPVLERARSLHPGTQAILFQLGRAAVAQRDYATAVELLEETLSLNPAATTVHYPLAIAYRGLGDLDQAQFHLERSGGGAGDGAGVAVPDPLMAEVGTALRSPQVYWDLGLYAGANGDWPEAVRQFRSAVEMAPGDPTMRLNLGLALNRTADARAAMDEFEEAVRLDPGLARAHFAMGTLLERSGRYEEAIDRYTAAVTHDPNLSEAHLRLADVLRRTDRLDAALASYEQVLALEPRSREAHFGEAMALVRLARHQEALERLRSAAGLYPDEPAFPLAAARLLAASSDPGVRSGQEALDLTQALVEQHDTTALAETMAMALAELGRYTEAMEWQRRAMAGAAAAGRADVAQRMAANLALYRSSTPSRTPWRDDDPEHRPGPPVEPGLLDR
- a CDS encoding type II toxin-antitoxin system PemK/MazF family toxin — translated: MAAVEGHPRRGDVYWVSLDPAQGTEIRKTRPAVVLSNDACNRFGSRVVVVPLTSNVASLYPGEAIVSVEGREARALGDQIRSLDRRRLRTRIARLAVEELRDVETAVRVTLGFDPV